From a single Sorghum bicolor cultivar BTx623 chromosome 5, Sorghum_bicolor_NCBIv3, whole genome shotgun sequence genomic region:
- the LOC8072771 gene encoding putative disease resistance RPP13-like protein 3, with protein sequence MAAAMVESLSTGVMNSVIEKLGALMGEQYEKHRAVRRDVAFLKDELSSMHAVLNKLAIANMEELDPQTVEWRNQVMGMAFDIEDSIDDFMQHHQVVGDEDASTTTSTADLGFIAKIRQYVSELRLRHHFTKQIQELKSRVIEVSERRKRYKLDEAAAAAAAASSSSLFVTVDPRMAALYTEADSLVGIEGPVDDIVELLLDKKEGDDGDASASPLGLRVVAIVGLGGLGKTTVANQVYRKIRGQYDCEMFVSVSQRPDMLKLLGRITHKVGMPQLNHIVEVEDLIETIRGYLKDLSYFFVIDDIWDTSVWDILRCALPDNNKGSKVITTTRIETVAKACCSYRPEFIYKMKPLNDENSAKLFFSRVGYVCAQSLKDISDEILQKCGGLPLAIISISSLLASQPARSREQWKFVCSSLRSNLRENPTLEGMRQVLKLSYSNLPLHLKTCLLYIGMYPEDHCIEKVDLVRLWVAEGFVANLCDEDAEEVAGSYFNELVNRSMIQPTNTGYNGEVSRCKVHDMILDLIRLKSEEENFLRVVDNANHMALSSQSKVRRLSLHLGFGEDQDTAAATSLSMSHMRSFALFGNTGFTPPISRFKYIRVLNLKDWRTDGHDIVDLTPVCKLFQLRYLNIGRKARLPAQISNLQCLETLELNKLDGDVPSDIVHLPYLLHFVVPSGKRLPDGICAMRSLRTLRCFDVGLNSVDNFKGVAELLNVRDLVISCSGTAPQQGIMDTLWCSIAKLISCKLRALTFPFFPANLPPPIVGLDHLAISQAEHHLEVLEVSSTLFPQVPSWIGQHCSRLSILSLTVNILRQNDVDLLVQLPNLLDLKLNIRKCPTERILIDNDSSAVAFPALKLFTFSCFAPCLFFGAGALPNLHTLTLNHHGRGLENVKLLEGVQHLLNLKEVHVVFTNGYCGGRAMPGIMEAAAEATYRDAISMHPGKSGIKILVNLFCLVMPPSAFYYDSDDGVFVGN encoded by the exons ATGGCGGCGGCCATGGTGGAGAGCTTATCGACTGGGGTGATGAACTCTGTGATAGAGAAGCTGGGTGCTCTAATGGGGGAGCAGTACGAGAAGCACAGGGCGGTGCGGAGGGACGTGGCGTTCCTCAAGGACGAGCTCAGCAGCATGCACGCGGTCCTCAACAAGCTCGCCATCGCCAACATGGAGGAGCTTGACCCGCAGACGGTGGAGTGGAGGAACCAGGTGATGGGCATGGCATTTGACATCGAGGATTCCATCGACGACTTCATGCAGCATCATCAGGTAGTAGGTGATGAGGatgcctccaccaccaccagcacTGCTGATTTGGGCTTCATCGCCAAGATCCGCCAGTATGTCAGTGAGCTGAGGCTGCGCCATCACTTCACCAAGCAAATCCAAGAGCTCAAGAGTCGGGTGATTGAAGTCAGTGAGCGCCGTAAAAGGTACAAGCTTGacgaagctgctgctgctgctgccgctgcctCGAGCTCTAGCTTATTTGTAACTGTTGACCCTCGCATGGCTGCGCTATATACAGAGGCAGACAGCCTCGTCGGCATAGAAGGTCCAGTGGACGATATTGTCGAGTTGTTGTTAGACAAGAAGGAAGGCGACGATGGAGATGCATCAGCATCACCACTGGGTCTGAGAGTGGTGGCCATTGTTGGGTTGGGAGGTCTTGGCAAAACAACTGTAGCAAATCAagtgtaccgtaagattcgaggGCAATACGACTGCGAGATGTTTGTGTCAGTGTCTCAAAGGCCAGATATGTTGAAGCTCCTTGGTAGGATCACCCACAAGGTTGGAATGCCACAGTTGAATCATATCGTTGAAGTGGAAGATTTAATTGAGACCATCAGAGGGTATCTGAAAGACTTAAG TTACTTTTTTGTTATTGATGATATATGGGATACATCAGTGTGGGATATTCTTCGTTGTGCCTTGCCAGATAATAATAAAGGGAGCAAAGTAATCACAACTACACGAATTGAGACAGTTGCAAAGGCATGTTGTAGCTACCGACCTGAGTTCATTTACAAGATGAAACCTCTTAATGATGAGAACTCAGCCAAATTATTTTTTAGCAGAGTtggatatgtttgtgctcagtcACTGAAAGATATCTCAGACGAAATATTACAAAAGTGCGGTGGTCTCCCATTAGCCATTATAAGCATTAGCAGCCTTTTGGCTAGCCAACCTGCCAGATCAAGGGAGCAATGGAAGTTTGTGTGCAGTTCACTTAGGTCAAATTTGAGAGAAAATCCAACTTTAGAGGGAATGAGACAAGTACTAAAACTTAGCTACAGCAATCTTCCTCTGCATCTGAAGACATGCTTGCTATATATCGGCATGTATCCAGAGGATCACTGCATTGAAAAGGTGGATCTGGTGAGGCTATGGGTTGCTGAAGGTTTTGTCGCTAACTTATGTGATGAAGATGCAGAGGAAGTTGCTGGAAGTTACTTCAATGAGCTTGTCAACAGGAGTATGATCCAACCTACAAACACGGGCTACAACGGTGAGGTGTCGAGGTGCAAAGTGCACGACATGATCCTTGATCTAATTAGACTGAAGTCGGAGGAAGAGAATTTCTTGAGGGTGGTAGACAATGCGAATCACATGGCCCTATCATCACAGAGCAAGGTTCGCCGGCTTTCCCTTCATTTGGGttttggagaagatcaagacacAGCTGCTGCAACAAGCTTAAGCATGTCACACATGCGCTCATTTGCTCTGTTTGGCAACACTGGCTTCACACCTCCTATTTCTAGATTCAAGTACATCCGAGTGCTGAATCTGAAAGACTGGCGTACTGATGGGCATGACATTGTTGATCTTACCCCTGTCTGCAAATTATTTCAGCTAAGGTATCTGAACATTGGTAGGAAAGCGCGCCTGCCAGCCCAAATAAGCAACCTACAATGTTTGGAAACACTGGAGCTGAATAAGCTTGATGGAGATGTGCCGTCAGATATTGTCCATTTGCCTTACCTGCTGCATTTCGTTGTTCCTTCTGGTAAACGGCTACCAGATGGAATTTGTGCGATGAGGTCCCTACGTACTCTAAGGTGCTTCGATGTGGGCTTGAACTCGGTGGACAATTTTAAGGGCGTTGCTGAGCTTCTGAATGTTAGGGATCTTGTGATTTCGTGCAGCGGCACCGCCCCTCAGCAAGGAATCATGGACACCTTGTGGTGTTCTATTGCCAAACTTATCAGTTGCAAACTGAGGGCTCTAacttttccattcttcccagctAATCTGCCTCCTCCGATTGTTGGATTAGATCATTTGGCCATCTCTCAAGCCGAGCACCATCTTGAGGTACTTGAGGTTTCTTCGACTTTGTTTCCCCAGGTTCCAAGCTGGATTGGTCAACACTGTAGTAGGCTCTCAATTCTGTCACTCACAGTTAACATCCTGAGACAGAATGACGTTGATCTACTTGTCCAGTTACCAAACCTGTTGGACCTGAAACTAAACATCCGGAAATGTCCAACAGAAAGAATCCTCATTGACAATGACAGCAGCGCAGTGGCATTCCCAGCTCTCAAGTTGTTCACATTCTCCTGTTTCGCGCCATGCCTCTTCTTTGGGGCAGGGGCACTGCCCAATCTCCATACGCTCACCCTGAACCACCATGGGCGCGGACTGGAGAATGTGAAGCTACTTGAAGGCGTCCAGCACCTGCTGAACCTCAAGGAAGTCCATGTCGTCTTCACCAACGGTTATTGTGGTGGCAGAGCAATGCCAGGTATAATGGAAGCCGCTGCCGAGGCTACATACAGGGATGCCATCAGCATGCACCCAGGGAAGAGTGGCATCAAGATCTTGGTTAACCTTTTCTGCTTAGTAATGCCACCCTCGGCTTTCTATTATGACTCTGACGACGGCGTGTTTGTCGGTAACTGA